In a single window of the Cucumis melo cultivar AY chromosome 11, USDA_Cmelo_AY_1.0, whole genome shotgun sequence genome:
- the LOC103497391 gene encoding zeaxanthin epoxidase, chloroplastic, with amino-acid sequence MALTRFHNPFNLSSSSLSRTCFPVPAFREYLVEISPCQRIGCNFGGKSACGRRKKVNQVKAAVAEAPPAEGAAGEISRSLPTKNVRILVAGGGIGGLVFALAAKRKGFDVVVFERDISAIRGEGQYRGPIQIQSNALAALEAIDLDVAEEVMRVGCITGDRINGLVDGVSGNWYIKFDTFTPAAERGLPVTRVISRMSLQQILARAVGDDVIINDSNVVDFEDNGEKVKVTLENGQQHEGDLLVGADGIWSKVRKNLFGHSEAVYSGYTCYTGIADFIPADIETVGYRVFLGHKQYFVSSDVGAGKMQWYAFHQEPSGGTDAPNGKKERLFKIFDGWCDNVIDLIQATDEDSVLRRDIYDRTPIFTWGKGRVTLLGDSVHAMQPNMGQGGCMAIEDGYQLALELDKAWNESVASGSPIDIVSSLKSYESSRRIRVAVIHGMARMAALMASTYKAYLGVGLGPLSFLTQFRIPHPGTFGGRFFIDLAMPLMLNWVLGGNSSKLEGRPPACRLSDKANDQLRKWFEDDDALERAINGDWFLLPQGGKASVSQPICLRRDENQPCLIGSVEQEVDSGLSVAIPLPQVSEKHARINYKDGAFFLTDLRSEHGTWLSDHEGRRYRVPPNFPVRFHQSDLIEFGSDKKAIFRVKVIRSSVENDREKVEMNS; translated from the exons ATGGCTTTGACCAGATTTCACAACCCTTTCAATCTTTCCTCCTCTAGTTTGTCAAGAACATGTTTCCCAGTTCCAGCTTTTCGGGAGTACCTAGTTGAGATTTCGCCTTGTCAAAGGATTGGGTGTAATTTTGGAGGGAAATCAGCTTGTGGGCGGAGGAAGAAAGTCAACCAAGTGAAAGCCGCCGTTGCTGAAGCGCCGCCGGCGGAAGGGGCAGCTGGAGAAATTAGCCGGAGCTTACCAACGAAGAATGTTCGGATACTTGTGGCTGGTGGTGGAATTGGGGGTTTGGTTTTTGCTTTGGCGGCGAAAAGGAAAGGTTTTGATGTGGTGGTTTTCGAGAGGGATATAAGTGCCATTAGAGGAGAAGGGCAGTACAGGGGACCTATTCAGATACAAAGCAATGCTTTGGCGGCTTTGGAAGCCATTGATTTGGATGTTGCTGAGGAAGTTATGAGAGTTGGTTGTATTACTGGTGATAGGATTAATGGTCTTGTTGATGGGGTTTCTGGAAATTG GTACATCAAGTTTGACACGTTCACTCCTGCAGCAGAACGTGGACTTCCAGTCACTAGGGTAATCAGTCGAATGTCATTGCAACAAATTCTTGCTCGTGCTGTGGGTGATGATGTGATTATAAATGATAGTAATGTTGTTGACTTTGAGGATAATGGAGAGAAG GTAAAGGTGACTCTTGAAAATGGACAGCAACATGAGGGTGATCTCCTGGTCGGAGCAGATGGTATATGGTCAAAG GTTAGGAAGAACTTGTTTGGACACTCAGAAGCGGTATATTCTGGCTACACTTGCTATACAGGTATCGCGGACTTCATTCCAGCCGACATTGAAACTGTTGG GTACCGTGTGTTTTTGGGACACAAACAATACTTTGTTTCCTCAGACGTCGGTGCAGGAAAGATGCAGTGGTATGCATTCCATCAGGAACCATCTGGTGGCACTGATGCCCCTAACG GCAAAAAGGAGAGACTGTTCAAAATTTTTGATGGTTGGTGTGACAATGTGATAGATTTGATACAGGCCACTGATGAAGATTCTGTTCTTCGACGTGATATATATGATCGCACACCCATTTTCACATGGGGTAAGGGTCGTGTAACTTTGCTTGGGGACTCTGTACATGCCATGCAGCCAAATATGGGCCAAGGGGGATGCATGGCTATTGAG GATGGTTATCAACTTGCACTTGAGTTGGATAAAGCATGGAACGAAAGCGTAGCCTCAGGATCTCCTATTGACATTGTTTCATCATTGAAGAG TTATGAGAGTAGTAGAAGAATACGGGTTGCTGTAATTCATGGAATGGCAAGAATGGCTGCATTAATGGCTTCCACTTATAAAGCTTATTTGGGAGTTGGACTCGGCCCACTTTCA TTTTTGACACAGTTCAGAATACCACATCCAGGGACATTTggtggaaggttttttattgatcTGGCAATGCCCTTGATGCTCAATTGGGTCCTTGGCGGTAACAG TTCAAAATTAGAAGGGAGGCCACCAGCTTGTAGACTCTCGGACAAA GCAAATGATCAGTTGCGAAAATGGTTTGAAGACGATGATGCCCTAGAGCGAGCTATTAATGGAGA TTGGTTTTTATTACCACAAGGAGGCAAAGCTAGCGTTTCACAGCCTATTTGCCTACGCAGAGACGAGAACCAACCCTGTTTGATTGG AAGTGTGGAGCAAGAAGTAGATTCAGGGTTATCGGTCGCTATACCGTTGCCTCAG GTTTCAGAAAAGCATGCCCGTATTAATTACAAAGATGGGGCCTTCTTCTTGACTGATCTGAGAAGTGAACATGGCACTTGGCTATCCGA TCACGAAGGACGACGGTACCGTGTACCCCCGAATTTTCCCGTACGCTTCCATCAGTCTGACTTAATTGAGTTTGGTTCTGATAAGAAG GCAATATTTCGTGTGAAGGTAATAAGATCTTCAGTTGAAAATGATAGAGAAAAAGTAGAGATGAACTCATGA
- the LOC103497389 gene encoding uncharacterized protein LOC103497389, with protein MKKSSGRQKIEIKKLNVKSRRQVTFSKRRAGLFNKAAELSILSGAEIAILVFSSTGKIYTFGHPNVDMLIDRFLTSNFVPTKPAEAYLPLEELNRDLKDATAEFEIEKMRAERMRNTGGFWWDETEMECMGIEELKRFRSSLMELRGKVAEKVEELAAVNQEVLITSPSFHHHATTIEDLGSQSIQLPLPSSIFFISLTSAIFIPLQFFPMAKSPFLLLPAILLHFFLSADPISPNPLITPSHRAMVLPLYLSSSNSSKFISNPHRHLRQFPTSDNRSNARMRLYDDLLLNGYYTTRLWIGTPPQQFALIVDTGSTVTYVPCSTCEQCGRHQDPKFDPESSSTYKPIKCNIDCTCDSDGVQCVYERQYAEMSTSSGVLGEDVISFGNQSELIPQRAVFGCENMETGDLFSQRADGIMGLGTGDLSLVDQLVEKGAINDSFSLCYGGMDIGGGAMVLGGISPPSDMIFTYSDPVRSPYYNVDLKEIHVAGKKLPLSSSIFDGRYGTVLDSGTTYAYLPAEAFGAFKDAIMDELHSLKKIDGPDPNFKDICFSGAGSDAAELSNIFPTVDMVFENGQKLSLAPENYFFRHSKVHGAYCLGIFENGNDQTTLLGGIVVRNTLVMYDRAHSKIGFWKTNCSELWERLRTSDDNAHAPSISTKSHGSDMAPASAPIESPHYTIPGELQIGRITFEILLNKSYTDLEPHITELSDHIAQELNVSHSQVLLLNFTMRGNDSLIKLAIIPYGSSEIFSHATVNTIISKIVEHHMQLPPTFGSYQVVRWNVEPPMERSMWKRLYVLVGLAIIVIFILGLSALGAWFILRSRQQAINSYKPVNAAVPEQELQPL; from the exons atgAAGAAATCATCAGGCCGTCAAAAAATCGAAATCAAGAAGCTAAATGTGAAGAGTAGGCGGCAAGTAACCTTCTCCAAACGCCGTGCCGGACTCTTCAACAAGGCAGCGGAACTCTCCATTCTTTCCGGCGCTGAGATTGCTATCCTCGTCTTCTCTTCCACCGGCAAAATCTATACATTCGGACATCCTAACGTTGATATGCTCATAGATCGTTTCCTGACGTCGAATTTTGTTCCGACGAAGCCGGCGGAAGCCTACCTCCCTTTGGAGGAGTTGAATCGTGATTTGAAGGATGCGACTGCGGAGTTTGAAATAGAGAAGATGCGGGCTGAGAGAATGAGGAATACCGGGGGGTTTTGGTGGGATGAGACGGAGATGGAATGTATGGGAATTGAGGAGTTGAAGCGATTCCGGTCGTCGTTGATGGAACTCAGGGGAAAAGTTGCGGAGAAAGTGGAGGAATTGGCGGCGGTGAATCAAGAGGTTCTAATCACTTCCCCGTCGTTTCATCATCACGCGACGACGATTGAGGATTTGGG CTCTCAATCCATTCAACTTCCTCTTCCATCTTCGATCTTCTTCATTTCGTTGACCTCCGCCATTTTCATTCCCCTTCAGTTCTTCCCAATGGCAAAATCACCTTTCCTACTACTCCCTGCAATTCTCCTCCATTTCTTTCTCTCCGCCGATCCCATCTCCCCCAATCCTCTCATTACTCCTTCGCATCGCGCCATGGTGTTGCCTCTTTACCTCTCTTCCTCTAATTCCTCCAAATTCATTTCCAATCCTCACCGCCATCTCCGCCAATTCCCCACTTCGGATAATCGCTCCAACGCTCGTATGCGCCTCTATGACGACCTCCTTCTAAATGG GTATTATACCACTCGGCTTTGGATCGGAACTCCACCGCAGCAATTCGCGCTTATTGTTGATACGGGGAGTACGGTTACTTATGTTCCTTGTTCAACTTGCGAACAGTGTGGGAGACATCAG GACCCGAAGTTTGATCCAGAATCGTCAAGCACTTACAAACCTATTAAATGCAATATTGATTGCACTTGTGACAGTGATGGAGTGCAGTGCGTCTATGAGAGGCAATATGCTGAAATGAGTACTAGTAGTGGTGTCCTTGGTGAGGATGTTATATCCTTTGGCAATCAGAGTGAACTCATACCACAGCGTGCTGTGTTTGGTTGTGAGAATATGGAAACTGGTGATCTTTTTAGTCAACGTGCTGATGGAATTATGGGTTTGGGTACTGGTGATCTTAGTCTTGTCGACCAACTAGTTGAAAAAGGTGCGATCAATGATTCTTTCTCATTGTGCTATGGTGGTATGGATATTGGTGGAGGTGCTATGGTTCTTGGTGGAATCTCTCCTCCATCGGATATGATTTTTACCTACTCAGACCCTGTCAGAAG TCCATATTACAATGTTGATTTGAAGGAGATACATGTTGCGGGTAAGAAGTTGCCTCTGAGCTCAAGCATCTTTGATGGAAGATATGGTACTGTCCTGGATAGTGGTACGACTTATGCTTACCTACCAGCAGAAGCCTTCGGAGCTTTCAAGGATGCT ATTATGGATGAGCTTCATTCTTTGAAGAAGATTGATGGTCCTGACCCAAATTTTAAGGATATATGTTTTTCTGGTGCTGGAAG TGATGCTGCTGAATTATCAAACATATTTCCGACAGTTGACATGGTATTTGAAAATGGGCAAAAGTTGTCTCTAGCACCAGAAAATTACTTTTTCCGG CACTCGAAGGTGCACGGTGCATATTGTCTGGGAATTTTTGAGAATGGAAATGATCAAACCACTCTTCTAGGAG GAATTGTTGTCCGCAACACTTTAGTGATGTATGACAGAGCACATTCAAAAATTGGATTTTGGAAAACCAACTGTTCTGAGTTATGGGAAAGGCTTCGCACTTCGGATGATAATGCCCATGCTCCTTCAATTTCAACTAAATCACATGGTTCAGATATGGCACCTGCATCAGCTCCAATTGAGTCACCACATTATACGATCCCAG GAGAGCTCCAGATTGGGCGTATCACATTTGAGATCTTGTTGAACAAAAGCTACACAGATCTGGAGCCTCATATTACAGAACTTTCTGATCATATTGCTCAAGAGTTAAATGTTAGTCATTCGCAG GTACTTTTATTGAATTTTACCATGAGAGGAAATGATTCACTTATTAAGTTGGCCATAATCCCTTATGGATCTTCAGAAATTTTCTCACATGCGACTGTCAAT ACGATAATTTCCAAGATCGTCGAGCATCACATGCAGCTACCTCCTACATTTGGAAGTTACCAGGTCGTTCGATGGAATGTTGAACCTCCAATGGAAAG ATCAATGTGGAAACGACTCTATGTTCTGGTGGGTTTAGCTATTATTGTCATCTTTATTCTTGGGCTGTCAGCATTGGGAGCATGGTTTATTTTGAGAAGTAGACAACAAGCCATCAATTCATACAAGCCTGTCAATGCAGCAGTTCCAGAGCAAGAACTCCAGCCactgtaa